The Buteo buteo chromosome 5, bButBut1.hap1.1, whole genome shotgun sequence DNA segment CAACTGAATagtgttatctgtctcttagGCCTTGTTCATGCTGCCACCATAATATCTGAGTGCCTCCCAGACTAATAGACTGCCATAGCGAGGTCCCTACTTGACCTCATGGAGtcttctgctctcctccctgctcagGTGTCGGGGAGCACCAGCTGgggtaggtttttttgttgtgttgggtttggtttttttttttttctgcccagaGGGAGGCATGTACGGGGGAAGACTGTTCCCATCTATAACGCCACGGTGGTTCTGGTGAAAAGGCTTTGGCTGGCTGGCGGATCTCTGCTGGTTGCTCGCTTCTTTGCAGGACGTTTCACTTCACCTTCGGGATGCAGCTTCGAACAGGCTACCTGGGTCATTCTCACCTCTGGCAGGGATCTGTTCCAGGCTCAGGATGCAGCGGAAGTCATGAACCTGCTCTTTGTTCCTTTCAAGGGGTTAAACACAGGCCTGGTGACGGGTGTCTTCACGTCATTGTTTAAAATGAAGGctgtggttttcttctcttctagaGTCTCCCAGGGCTCTATTCATTTCGCCGGCCTCCGTCATGTCGTGCTTCACTCAGCTGTGGCACTCCAACACGCCCGACTCTCCCACCAGCCCAGTCCCGGCATCTCCGAGTGAAATCCCCATCCCCATCAGCCCCATTGTTGTCACCTCCCCGGGGGATGGCAAGAGGAAGGCCAGGTCCCCAACCGACAAGCCGGGCTCTCCGAACCCAACGTCTCCGAAGCCGACCTCCCCCGTCGAGTGTTCCATTTGCTTCAACACCTACGACAACACCTTCAAGACGCCCAAGCTGCTCCAGTGCTCCCACGTTTTCTGCCTGGAGTGCGTGGCCCGCCTGAGCACGGGGCTACCCCCGAATCAACCAGAGGACCAGCTCCCCTGCcccttctgcaggcagc contains these protein-coding regions:
- the RNF223 gene encoding RING finger protein 223 isoform X1: MESSALLPAQVSGSTSWESPRALFISPASVMSCFTQLWHSNTPDSPTSPVPASPSEIPIPISPIVVTSPGDGKRKARSPTDKPGSPNPTSPKPTSPVECSICFNTYDNTFKTPKLLQCSHVFCLECVARLSTGLPPNQPEDQLPCPFCRQLTSIPLEGAPALETSKELLATLPPELQQEKVLWMEGTKLCCRQASDDPENPDSCISIDVAMSKPETPEAPPAGIAGRLSRCDMCDDWKRIVLLSALIIILFCIILWPVQCALKTGNLRCFTRTVAMSRPEYLPPKPTTAATPVTQLPFP